Below is a window of Yersinia kristensenii DNA.
CAATGGCAACACCATGCCGCAGCCAATCACCCAGAACCAGAACATCAACGCCCAGAAACCGCTGCCGAGGGCGACCGCCACCGCCACTTCTTTCTGCCCGCCGCCAAACCATAGCCCGGTAAAAAAAGCCAACAGCAGAAAAAGCTCCAGCCAAACCACCGGTTTTTCCAATCGATGAACAAAAGCCAATGCCGGGCTATGGAGCGACTCTTTGAAAAAAGCCACCGAGCACAGCACCATGGCGGCAATACCGGAAGAAACGCCCGAAAACAGGAATAACACCGGCAATACCGGATTATTCAGCAGCGGGTAACTCTTCAATGCAGATAACAAAAAGCCGGTATAAGCTCCCAGCGCAACCGCCAGAAACATCATCAATGGCTCAAGCTTGCGTTCAATGGGGGCCAGTTTATTCAGTAGCGCACTAATCCAGCTCAACTTAGGATAAGGCTGCAAAAATGCCGTTATCCCGTGACGGAATATCACCGCCAACCAAACCAATAACACCAGCATATAAATTTGAAATAACATGACGCCCAATGACATCACCGAGCTGCTGCTGTAGAAAAACATCAGCTTCCAGAAAGTCCAGGGCCGGGTCAGGTGCAGGATCAAGATAAGTAAACCGGCGATAACCGCCAGTGGCGCGATAATCGCGGTAGACTTCAGCAAACCACTTTGCGCGGCATCCTCCCCCAAGATGCGCCGCTTAACCAACAAGCTCACCACCACCATGCCAGCGGAAACCCCGATTAAAAACAAATAGATAGCAATCGGCCAATCCCAAACTAAAGACTCAAAATGAAAGGGCGTATTCAGTGCAGGACTCATCCGGTTATCTCCCCATACTGGAAAGGAACACGATAAAGTTTCGGTTGTGTTCCCAGATGTAACTTGGCGCGATAAACCGTGCGCTGATGTAACAGCTTCACCAATTCACTGTTAGCATCATCCAAATTGCCAAAAACCAGGGCTTTAGTTGGGCACGACAGTACACAAGCCGGTTGTTTGCCCTGCTTAAGATTGGTTTTGCGGCAAAAATCGCATTTGTCGGCGGTTTTCGTCACTGGATGAATGAAACGAACCCGATACGGGCACGCCGCAATGCAATACTGGCAGCCAACGCAAAGGTCAGGATCGACATCAACAATTCCGCTCGCCTTATCGCGATAAGAAGCCCCAGTGGGGCAAACATCGACACACGGCGCTTTATCACAATGCTGGCAAGAGTGGCGGTAAAACTGATATTTCACTGCCGGGAACTCGCCAATAGGCTGACTGCGAATGATGCTTAAGCGCGAAACCCCCGCAGGCACCTGATTGACTTCACGGCAAGCATCCATACAGGCGGTGCAGCCAATGCAGCGGGTTTCGTCATGCAACATCCCGTAACGAACCCCCTCAATCGTGGCGCTCAGCGCCAATGACCGCCCAGATGAGCTGGTCATAAAAATCAGCGCCCCCATACTGACGATAAAGTGACGACGATTGGTCTTCATGGCGCGTCCTTAGGGAGCAGCTCCTGCTGACGGCGATGGCAATCCACACAGATTTTGACCCGCCCTTTATCATCCAGCCCATGCATTGGATCTGTTTTCGGGTGCAACTGATGACAACTGGCGCAAGAAAGTTTCAGCATATGCACATCGTGGGGCCAGAATGCTTCGCGTAATTTTTCCGGCTGATGGCAACTCATACACACACTGTTTTGTTGTGACACACTGAACATCGCCTTATCGGCATTCAACATATCGCTATCAAAACGCATCACATCTTTGACGCCATTTCGGTGCAATATCGCTGCTTTTCCATGGCAATTAGTGCAAGTTACCGCCAATTGAGTATTCGGGTTGATGGCCCCGGCATGTTTACCGTGCAACTCATCTTTTTGTTCTTTATGGCATTGGACACAAGCTGCATCCGGGTTGCGCTGCGGCTCCACCACATGGCGCGAGTCGGCGGCTTTCGACGGTTCGGCCGGTGCTGTGGCGAGTGTAGGCAGCGTGTACAGGGTCAACACTGCCAGCAACACCGCTGAACAGAATGAACGTAAAACGCGCATAGTTATTCCACCTTTGCTATGGCCCCAAGTGGGAGCCAGTTTGTCTCTGGAATAGCTCCGGCAGGTGTTTTACCCCACCGGAACGCCTTTTACTGGCTCAACCGGCCCGCTTTTTTGGCTTCTGCATCCCAGGCGGGCACCACTTGTTGCAGGAACTCCTGCTTCTCACTGTTTAGCT
It encodes the following:
- the nrfB gene encoding cytochrome c nitrite reductase pentaheme subunit, which encodes MRVLRSFCSAVLLAVLTLYTLPTLATAPAEPSKAADSRHVVEPQRNPDAACVQCHKEQKDELHGKHAGAINPNTQLAVTCTNCHGKAAILHRNGVKDVMRFDSDMLNADKAMFSVSQQNSVCMSCHQPEKLREAFWPHDVHMLKLSCASCHQLHPKTDPMHGLDDKGRVKICVDCHRRQQELLPKDAP
- the nrfC gene encoding cytochrome c nitrite reductase Fe-S protein, translated to MKTNRRHFIVSMGALIFMTSSSGRSLALSATIEGVRYGMLHDETRCIGCTACMDACREVNQVPAGVSRLSIIRSQPIGEFPAVKYQFYRHSCQHCDKAPCVDVCPTGASYRDKASGIVDVDPDLCVGCQYCIAACPYRVRFIHPVTKTADKCDFCRKTNLKQGKQPACVLSCPTKALVFGNLDDANSELVKLLHQRTVYRAKLHLGTQPKLYRVPFQYGEITG
- the nrfD gene encoding cytochrome c nitrite reductase subunit NrfD, coding for MSPALNTPFHFESLVWDWPIAIYLFLIGVSAGMVVVSLLVKRRILGEDAAQSGLLKSTAIIAPLAVIAGLLILILHLTRPWTFWKLMFFYSSSSVMSLGVMLFQIYMLVLLVWLAVIFRHGITAFLQPYPKLSWISALLNKLAPIERKLEPLMMFLAVALGAYTGFLLSALKSYPLLNNPVLPVLFLFSGVSSGIAAMVLCSVAFFKESLHSPALAFVHRLEKPVVWLELFLLLAFFTGLWFGGGQKEVAVAVALGSGFWALMFWFWVIGCGMVLPLALNRYCSHNLRHRVSFLLTVSGLSLFGVFVLRFFILYAGQMTVV